The DNA segment GTCTGGGGCGCTCGCCCTTTCAACAGGCAGGTGTCCGTGTGAGCGTCTGACCTCACAGAGTGCTATAGTTCTAGGAGAGCTCTCTAACCCTTACTCTGTGCTTGTTCTGGCTTGTGACACACGGTGCGAACGTGAGCCATAGAGCTGTGTTCTTGTGGTTGTCTCTAAAGTAACAAATGTGTGACCTCATGTTCTTTTTTGAGGGGACCTAACTCAGATATCTGAACAACGCAAAATCAAGCGGGTTGCTATATggcagacacacaaatgcaagattttggcctgacaTATATTGGATCTTTTTTAGAAGCTATGAAACGTGTTTTACTTTTAATAAAGTTCAAAACCACGACACCAGTAGGTATTTCCATAAAGGAATGAAAGGAACCAGCGGCTTCAGAATATAAATACAATGACACGTTTTACAATCAGACTGCATGAAATGAATGACACCAACGAATACTAAAGGAAATGTGAAGGATTTGATTGGTCGAATCCCAATCACCCTTTGTCAACCTCTACTCCAGCTACTTAAACTCTATTCACaagcagtaaaaaaaacaagaaacccCTCAATACACTCCTATTAATTCAACCTTTGTTTGCACTAACGGCTCTTTGATTCGGAGACACCATTTCCATCAGGTCGACAACATTCACCTCACCTcagtgtccggtgtgtgtgtgtgttccggtatgtgtgtgtgttccggtgtgtgtgtgtgtgtgtgtgtgtgtgtgtgtgtgtgtgtgtgtgtgtgtgtgtgtgtgtgtgtgtgtgtgtgtgtgtgtgtgtgtgtgtgtgtgtgacagagtgaCCTATAAACGCTTTTTTGGTCACCTTTGATCCTCGTAGAGCACAATGACACCCACTGAAATGTGAAACGTAAATCGAAAACAAGTCCAACTGAAAAAGTCCAGCTCCGAGGTCTCTCCCTCCGCCCCGGGGGTCTCAGTGGAGGACCCAGGGGCCGGAGGTCGGCGAGGAGGTGCTGCGGCCCCCCTTGTGGGCCAGGTTCAGGCCGTAGACGGGTGAGTGCGTGACGCTGGGTGAGCTGGGGGgcgtggaggagcaggacgagGACTTGGACTTGATCTGGAGCCACTTCTCGCCCAGGGCCTTGGCAAAATGGTCGTCCACGGAGACGCCGATGGAGGCCTGCTGGGGGTGGGCGCGCCGGTACGCCGCTCCCAGGCTCCTCTGGAAGTGCTCCTCCACCCCGTGGTCGTAGCTGCTGTCGGAGGTCACTGCatccagggagggggaggtgagggttAGTACAgtgtgacacacagacagaagcacaggcacacacacacacacacacacacacacacacacacacacacacacacacacacacacacacacacacacacacacacacacacacacagacaaacacacacacacacacacacacacacacacacacacacacacacacacacacacacacacacacacacacacagaaagacacacacacacacacacacacagacagacacacacacacacacaaagacgcacacacacactcacacaaagacacacacacacacacacaaagacacacacaggcacacacacacacacacacacacacacacacaaacacccccccccccacacacacacacacacacatacacacacacacacacacagacacacacacacacacacacacacgaacacacacacacacacacacacacacacacacacacacacacacacacacacacactcacacgcacacgcacacacacacacacacacacacacacacacacacacacacacacacacacacgcacgcacgcacgcacgcacacacacacacacacacacacacacacacacacacacacacacacacaatagtaaTGTTCCTCCAACCAAAGAATATAGCTCATCTATTgggacacatccacacactcagAAGCATGCACCACCGTGATGGAGGAGCCTCTAGGTGAGGGGTTATGGTTGCGGGGGACTGACCTGATGAGTGCCTCCCGTGGACCTCAGACCTCGACATGGTTCCAGTGCTCCGGACCGAAGACACACAGGTGATCACAGAGGGACGCATCTAGAGGAACAAAAGGAGAGAAGGTCAAATGAAAACCCCAAATCGCAGAAGGAAAATCCCCTGGATACAACAGAAAAATTATCAGCACACAATATCAGAATTCACTTCCCTTATTTTCCCTTTCTTTGTTGAGTTGAAATTGCAACACAACCTTTTCCGCAACTGTATATCCATCCAAAACGACATTTTGTGGGAGTTCTTTTTTTGTTAGGAAAACAAAGATACCCGAGAAGCGATTAAACAGGTTGGGCTTGCTAATAGGAGACTGATCGCTCCCTGTGTGATGGCATCAACAGAGCAGGGAGCCATCCCACTGTTTGGTCTTGTTCGCCGCATTCTTCCCTCCATTGCTCACATTTTCTATCCCGAATCTGGCTGGGTCGCATAGCGCAGACGTGCACGGGCCTGTGAGGGATCCGGGGAATAGGATGCCTGAGTCGTTGTATTTGATGATTCCGGATAATGGGTGATACACAGTCGCTCTGGGAGCCTGCAGCTATGCTGAGACTACAGAGACAGAcactcccacccacacacacgtacgcgcgcgcacacaaacacacacacacacacacacacacacacacacacacacacacacacacacacacacacacacacacacacacacacacacacacacacacatgggtggCAGTGGGCCGGCCAAGTCGCAGCAGGCATGTTGTCCTCGGACAGTGACAGAGGCCTTTTGAATCACTTGAGTTGCGAACAACACGGCGTTGATCGTGTTACCTGCGCTTGGCTGGGGGCGGAGCCTGTCGTCTTGTCCTTTGTGCCGTCAGATTCCTCCCGCCGTGGCCTCTTGATGAGGGCCAGCGGCTCGTCCATGACCGGGGCGTAGTAGGCGTGGTGGGGCAGGGGGCTTGTGGGGCTGGGGCTCGGGCTCCAGGTCGACGTGGGGCTCGGTGGGACGGGGAGCACAGAGGCTCTCTGGGGGCCCCTGCTGCGGCTCAGGGCCCTCTCTCGCCTGGAACACAGAGGCCAACTGGTTTATTTCATTGATGTGGAAATGGTAGATTCACTGGTTTGCACGTTTTCCTTCTTTTGCCGTTGCGGTCGACTGAACTTTTGAATCGTTtttataaatgtgaaaaaataaataaataatagttatgCCGACCTTTCCTCCAGAGTCAGGCCGTGGTCGTGGCTGCGCTTGCGCTTGATTGGGTAGACGGCGGGGCCTCGAACCCGTTCGGTGGTCATGTGTCTGTACCGGTCCTCACTCCTCAGGTTGGGCTGACCTTTTTTcagaagaaaaaataacatattcCTGGGTTAATAATCAGCTTGAGGGCTGAACGACTCTGCAGCAGTGTGACAGTAATGAGACAGTAATCTGGGGGTAAAGATGAAACTGACGGTTCCAGAGGCTGTCTGTTAACAAAGCAACAAGGATGTTGGTGCTTCTGAGGACAGGGTGGTTGTATTGACGTGTGACACATTCGCGGATGACTAATAATCGTGGGAAATGTTCCTTTAGCCATTAATTGTAAACTTCGTTAAGCTGGAGAACTTGAACTACCTGATTAGTGTGTCTTACAACACACTACACATCTGCCTCAATACTAACGgtaaatgttgtttttctgcataAGCTTGGCATGCAGCCTGCTCAcattagttttctttttttttcttcctttggtCTTATGAGCCACCCTGACTTCAtagggtgtgtgtctgaggtACAAAGACTGGCTGAGCAACAAGAAAATGGGTGGCTGTTGATGTCGGCCCTTTTATGTCGTTATATCAGTTTGAATCTCACCAAAACTCACTCGCTTCCTGATCAAaaaaacttttgttttttaatcaaaGCAACAGTTCTGCAACACAAATACATCATAGTAATTAAACGTTGAAATGcaggtgtgagtgagtgtgtgctgcTTTGTgcaccagtgtgtgtgactgtctgtgtttatgtgttggtttgtgcaccagagtgtgtgactctgtgtgtgtgtgtgtgtgtgtgttggtttgtgcacctgagtgtgtgactctgtgtgtttatgtgtgtgtttgtgtgtgtgtgtgtgtgtgtgtgtgtgtgtgtgtgtgtgtgtgtgtgtgtgtgtgtgtgtgtgtgtgtgtgtgtgtgtgtgtgtgtgtgtgtgtgtgtgtgtgtgttggtttgtgcacatgagtgtgtgaatctgtgtgtgtgtgtgtggggatttgTGCACCaaaatgtgtcaatgtgtgtgcgactgtgtgtgtgtgtgtgcgtgtacatgtgtgtgtgtgtttggagaggggggggggggctggttggtCGGGGTGATAACAATGAATGCAGATGTTGCTGATAGTCGTGCATACAGTCCAAACACGACCCGTCTGAACACCTTTTGGTTGAGGAAGAACCATGGACAGGTGATGCCCTTCACAAGGTTCTCTGACTGTATTCAGGTGACCTGAAGCCAGAGCACCTCTCTAACGCCAGGCCCAGGAACCCACCCTCGGCACTCAACTGTATTCAAACAATACGCGGGAATACGCTTCAAACAAAGCAGGAAGTTGAGAGAAATCAGCACATAGAGCCCAGCTACTGTGCTGGCAGAGAGTACAATGGAGAGGTGATCATCTCTGCTGGGCTGTCACACCTCGCTGCTCCTGTGAATACACATTCTTAACTGGCTAACCACTGTAGGCACAGtgcagtggaggggagggggggtgcaggTGAAACCACACCTATGCTGATTTTCTGATGCCTCAGGCATGATTATTTCTTCAGCATTACCAGAACCAACACATCGCCTGGCcctgacctgtctgtactgggTACTGAATGTGCAGATTCATCCAGAATAGGAAGTAAGTTCCTCAGCTCAGTCTTTAGGATAGAAAGGAACGACAGATTTCTTATTTTTAACTATTATAAATTGGTTGTTTAAATTTGAAAAATGTTTCTGTATTCTTCTTTATTGTTTATGAATCAAAAGTGTTTGGTATTCAAAGCTTAGTTTACAGACATGCGTGTAAATGTCTTTCCTAATTTTCATAACATGGAATGAATAGCTGTTGGGTAAAGTAGAGCTCTATCAAATAGAGTGTAAAAGTCTATAGTTTATAaaagtatatatacacatgttgTAGCATGACTATACACTACAGACTGTTTAATATAAAAGTTTCCCAGGATCAGATTACAATAATTTGCAGATATTGCACCAAAGTTGTGAGATGGTTGAAAGTGGAGAGAAGCATATCCATCGAGGTAAGGGAATGTTtatcacacagagacatacagtaAAGATGCAGAATTAATATCAAACATACCTTCCAAGATGTAGACCTTGAAGCCGCTGCTCATCCGGGTTATATAGTGAAAATTGGCCACAGCCATGGCTTCTCTTCTTCCGCAGAATACAAAGAGAAATGCAGAGAAACACCTTGACTGCTGGGGCTTACGGGACACAATGAGCCCTAGTTATGGGTTGGGTTAATAGGTAATGAGATGCTGGCTCTGAACTCCACCAGGTAATGTATCAGGTGTGAGCAGAGCTGTGCTATGGCCTCCCTTTGACTCTCTCCCCGTGCTCCCATTGGCCACCGTCAAGCCAATCAAAAGCCTTTTCCTCCTTTCACTCAGTTAGCTTTTTGTGCTGCGGGCACAAGAGGGACCATCTCAGGCGTTGAGTAATCGCGCTTTCACCCACTTGGTAGATTCTCTAAAACAAACCCCACTATTACACTAATACAAGAGGCATAATCTGGTATGTTATTAAAGATATATTAGGATTCAAGAATAATTAATTCAGCTAATCAGGACTACCTGTGAAACGCACCAGAGCTAACACTACACTTTTTTCTTCTCCCCTTCATCTAGAAGCACCTCCCTCAGGCCGTATAGGAATTGAAGTCCACGTGTTTACCTTATGAAGTTAGCACCTGCTCTTtgtctccccccgtccccccgtccccccgtccccccgtcccccccgtccccccccacacacacacacacacacacacacacacacacacaactcccccTACCCTCCTTTATGCCGCAAATCTAAAATCTCACCAAACCACATTTTTGCGTTGAGTTGTCTCTTCGAGGAGCCCACCGTCATTCCTGCTGACCTGCCCGGACACGCACCCAGCTGGGCCCGGCCTCCCCGCTAATCCCGGGCCCTTTGTTGACGGCCAGACAAAGAGCCTTAAGTCCCAGAACCTGCAGCTGCCAGAAGACCTGTCCTGCTGGAGCACGCCGAAGAGGaagtctggacacacacacacatgcaggcgaacacacacacacacacacacacacacacacacacacacacacacacacacacacacacacacacacacacacacacacacacacacacacacacacacacacacacacgtacagtgTGTACACGTAAAGACACGCAATGCAGAAAAAATAGAACAACTgtacccctaacccttacccccccctccccccgcccaccAAATTGGTGTGTTTAATCATGTGGTTGTGGCTGAAGACTCTGTGCTAGTCTCAATATTATAACTCtatgatatttttttatgtcTAGATTTCAGCCATCCAACCTTTAAATGACTggctttatatgtgtgtgtgtgtgtgtggcatgtgggtgtatgtgtatgtgtgtttgtgtgtgtggcatgcacGTGGttgtatgtatgaatgttagtgtgtgtgtgagtggcatgcatgtgtgtgtgtttcatgcatgtgggtgtatgtgcgtgtgtgtgtgcgtgagtggcATACAtgcgggtgtgtctgtgtttgtgtgtgttgtgtgtagcaTGCTGGtagatgtatgtgtatgcgtgtgtgtatgcatgtgtgtgtgtgattggcatgcatgtgggtgtgtgtatgtggtatgcatgcctgtgtatgtgtctgtgtggcatgcatgtgattgtatgtgtgtgtgtatgtgtttggcatgcttgtgtttgtgtgtgggtggcctacatgtgggtgcatgtgcatttctttgcgcatgtgtgtgtgcatgtgtgtgtgcatgtgtgtgtgcttggtcagTGACTGTAGTAGGCATAATCCTTGTGTCTTATTTAAGTGTTTTCATTAGTAATCCCAGCCTATTTTTCATCATCAACGATATTGAcgacatgaataataataaaataataattaatttgagCAGATTAATAAAGGGGTTGCTAAGATTCAATCTTTTTTATTCAATCAAGACTTCATAAAAAGTAAATGCAAAATAGACCGTTTTTATAAAGGCGGTGGCCTACAAAAGCTAAAACATCAGCGGCATTATGCTCTGAAGTGTCTTACACCGTTCGCTTTGCGGCAGCAGAGCTTACAAGTAGGTGTGCTACCGTCAAAGCGGTGCGGGTGAATCGTTATCTTATTAACGAGTTCGAGTTCCAAGGTTTTCTAAGGCATTGCCAACAGATGGCTCATCCCTTAGAATGTGTTTTATGAAGGCATcgatcgaaaaaaaaaaaaaaaaaaacgaattaatTTTATACAAGCGCTTCAAATCGCTTCGCTGCAGTAGTACAGTTTTTTGAACGAATTCACGTCTCTTAATATCAGTTGTGATGCGAGGACGATCAGGATCATCGTCATCAGACACCATACTGCCCTGATTAATCAATAGCGCGCGGAAGGAACCACCATCAACCTCAGCCCCTCCATCCCGTTGGCTGCACTCTTCTCGCATCAGCACCACCCCTTTACTCCACCAGTGCGCTGGCATCTCCCCCAGGAGCGCTGGGAGTGACGCAGAACCGAGCGGAAAGCTGCACCGCGCCTTGAGGGAAGAAGAAGCACTGAGAAGCAGGTGATGCGATCAAAAACAACCGGACCAGAGTAGCCCTATATCTGGGGACGGTGGCTGTAGAGAGGTGCTGATCCCCGATGCGTGGCCTGTTCGGGCAGAGGACGAGTGACAGCAGAGCCTACAAGGGTGTGAATCTCCTCCTAAGCGTCCTGATAGCGCAGTAGCACTCCTCCGTTCACACCGGATTGGGGACGTGTTCTGAGGTTGGTCTTCCACGGCGACAATTAGCGCTTCTGTGCTCTGTGATCCACCCATATGTTGCATTGCAGTCTGTTTGATAAAGGGAATGTGTTTAGGATAGCGATGTGTGTAATATCAAAATAAttgcctttaaaaaaataagttgaaatgtattttgctTGAGTTCCTGTTTGGCCTCATCAGTCACGACATGCTTAGAAACTACAGTAGTCTGATAACGAGGGTTTGCCCCTAATTTACACCACTCTGTCTGTTCCTGAGGGCTACATTGAACAGTTGGTCTACAGATGGGAAAGTAGATATTTCCGTGAAACAAGTTGGAATTCATTATCCGGTGGTCAGGATCTCGGCTTTCTGCAGCTTCTCATCCtgcagcttctcctcctcctccggcgatATTAAACCTACACCATGAACTACCTGCGTCGACGCCTCTCGGACAGCAATTTTATCTCCAATTTGCCTAATGGCTACATGACGGACCTCCAACGCCCTGAGCCGGCTCAGCCCCCGAGCCCCGCAGTGTCGCCGGGCCCCCCGGAGCAGCGCCGCCAGTCCACCAGCCAGCAGCAGCCGTCTGGAGGTGGAGCCGCTGCCGCTGCAgccggtggcggtggtggtggaggtggtggaggagccgggTTCTTCTCGTCCTTATCCAACGCTGTGAAGCAAACCACCGCCGCAGCAGCTGCGACACTCACCGAGGCAGCGGACAGAGCCGGGGTGTCGAGCAGTGCTAAGATACTGCTGGTGATCGACGACCAGCAGACGGACTGGTGAGGAGAACCTTCCTGGTATAATGACCTATAGCGTCGCTCCAGAAGGTTAATGTGTGTGGATGACGTTCCCCCTGTGGGGCTGAGATGAGGTGAGGATAAGACTTATCTGCCATGCAGCAGAGGTTTAGGGAGAAGCCATTTTACAGCCTAACCTTTTTACAACGATGCATTATCAATAAGTAATAATGCTGATTCATTAGCCTGTACATTAGACCATTAAGGCCTTTAACATTTAGGACATCCAGTCTCTATTGGCTAAAGAGAAATGAGAACAAGAAGTGATATGATATTTTATGATACAATTAATTAGcttatttgtaattattgtaAACAACACAATACAGTACACCTACTATGACATGCATCAATTCCCTCAGTTAATTCTCCACATAGTCTAAGGTGCAGTAAGTGGGGAAGTCGTTAAAATCTAAATGTTTTAAGGGAGCCCTTAAGTCATTATGTCCCAACATGTAACCTCTGGTTGCCGTCTGGGTTGTGGTTCTTCTGCAGGGCGAAGGTCTTCAGAGGGAGGAAGGTCCATGGGGAGTTTGACATCAAGGTGGAACAGGTGGGTGGCCTCATGAACCTCGTTTCCCTCCTCCGTGActtggcacacaaacacacctgaacACCAGGCTCAGAGCTTCAGAGAGATCAACAGTGAGGAGACATGAGGAACCGGGTTAGGATTGATCTGGGATGCAGCAGTCCTAGTGTATCACAGCAGAACTTCAGGGGGGAAGACGGCGCCATAAACCATCCAATACAAGGGGCGGAGTCACGCCTTGTTTCCTGGTTGTAGAGATTTTCTACCGGAGGAAAACTTCCTTGCCTGCCCGCACAGTATTGATGATGTTGAGGCCAGGCCAGAGATGTGTTTACAGTTCAGTCCTGATGGCCGAGTCTGTGTCAAACGAGTCAAACCGATCCCTGCCAGCAGTGACAGGATTAGtggaaacaaatatgaagcgaaAGGAAGTGAAACCTGTCCTGTTCACCCAGGTCTTACCTGGTCTGCCAGCACACGTTAGATATTAACGTCTGACTTGTTAAACAAGGTAAGGCTGGCTATTCCACTAGTAGAGCATTAACACTGCAGGGTTAAGGGTTCGAGGGCGGCCCATGTAACATCTTTCACTAAATACCCACGTTCCTGTAAGACGTTTTGGATGTAAGTCCACCAGGCTGCATATTATTAAAACATCTGCTATGCAGTTTACAATTAGCAATTCAGATGTTTTAAGCGGTAATACTCCGCAAGCCTTTGTGGTAAATTGTTAACCAAAGCACCCTTTGGAGCTGCAGTATAATGAGAAGCACTATGCTCAGCGAAGAGCTTCATGCTTCAGCTAACAAGCTGCAGGTCAAGATCCTTTCACTTTGAGGTCCTCCAGCGTTTTCCACAGGCTATTTTTATCCCCTTCTTTCTGGGGTTTCGATAACTTATCATGACTTGAGGTGCCTGGTTGCCAGGCAC comes from the Gadus chalcogrammus isolate NIFS_2021 chromosome 6, NIFS_Gcha_1.0, whole genome shotgun sequence genome and includes:
- the LOC130384535 gene encoding transcription cofactor vestigial-like protein 4; translation: MAVANFHYITRMSSGFKVYILEGQPNLRSEDRYRHMTTERVRGPAVYPIKRKRSHDHGLTLEERRERALSRSRGPQRASVLPVPPSPTSTWSPSPSPTSPLPHHAYYAPVMDEPLALIKRPRREESDGTKDKTTGSAPSQAQMRPSVITCVSSVRSTGTMSRSEVHGRHSSVTSDSSYDHGVEEHFQRSLGAAYRRAHPQQASIGVSVDDHFAKALGEKWLQIKSKSSSCSSTPPSSPSVTHSPVYGLNLAHKGGRSTSSPTSGPWVLH